Proteins encoded within one genomic window of Sulfurovum sp. XGS-02:
- a CDS encoding RtcB family protein, translating to MNMNLLEKIDDYTWTIPLKAGEKRSGIRLYGSEPLLTSMDDKVLEQITNVATLPGLVGEAMTMPDAHWGYGFPIGGVAAFDAEEGGIISAGGVGFDISCGIRCLRTDLMREDLTSTDLTKLADELSRTIPAGVGREGKLRLTVDELDDVLRGGAQWAIHHGYGLGEDLSFIEEMGKMQGARPENISPLAKERQLGEVGTLGSGNHYLEVQEVAKIYDEKAAEAFGIKEGQIVVSIHCGSRALGHQIGTEYLVSLAKAATRLGISLPDRELACAPIHSPEGQEYIGAMNAAINCAMANRQVLTHMTRNVFEGLFKNVKLETLYDVSHNTCKKETHLVNGVERTLWVHRKGATRAFGPGHPDIPVRYRSVGQPVIIGGSMGTGSYILAGSAEGEARAFSSASHGAGRAMSRHQALKLWRGKQVVQELAQKGILIRSASMRGVAEEAPDAYKDVDLVAEATEKAGLARRVAFLKPKVCIKG from the coding sequence AAAAAGAAGCGGTATACGCTTATACGGTTCAGAGCCATTATTGACAAGTATGGATGATAAAGTGTTGGAGCAGATCACTAATGTCGCTACTCTGCCGGGTTTGGTAGGTGAAGCTATGACAATGCCAGATGCACACTGGGGTTACGGATTTCCCATAGGAGGCGTTGCTGCTTTTGATGCTGAAGAAGGGGGTATCATCTCTGCAGGTGGTGTGGGATTTGACATCTCTTGTGGTATTCGATGCTTGCGTACGGACCTGATGAGGGAAGATCTGACATCTACAGATCTTACAAAGCTGGCGGATGAGCTTTCCCGTACGATACCTGCAGGTGTAGGTAGAGAAGGAAAACTCAGGCTCACGGTTGATGAGCTGGATGATGTTCTTAGAGGTGGTGCCCAATGGGCGATCCACCATGGGTATGGGTTAGGTGAAGACCTGAGTTTCATTGAAGAGATGGGTAAGATGCAAGGTGCACGGCCTGAGAATATTTCACCCCTGGCTAAAGAACGGCAACTTGGAGAAGTAGGGACTCTTGGTTCCGGAAACCATTACCTTGAAGTTCAGGAAGTTGCCAAGATCTATGATGAAAAAGCAGCAGAGGCATTTGGTATCAAAGAAGGACAGATCGTTGTATCGATCCATTGCGGTTCTCGGGCACTGGGACATCAGATCGGTACGGAGTATCTTGTATCGCTTGCAAAAGCTGCAACACGTCTTGGAATCTCACTGCCTGACAGGGAACTTGCCTGTGCACCTATCCATTCACCTGAGGGGCAAGAGTATATCGGTGCTATGAATGCAGCGATCAATTGTGCGATGGCAAACAGGCAGGTACTGACCCATATGACCAGAAATGTTTTTGAGGGACTATTTAAAAATGTGAAGCTAGAGACACTCTACGATGTCTCCCATAATACCTGTAAAAAAGAGACCCACTTGGTAAATGGTGTGGAGCGTACCTTATGGGTGCACCGTAAAGGTGCAACGCGTGCTTTTGGTCCAGGACATCCCGATATACCGGTACGTTATAGGAGTGTCGGTCAACCTGTGATCATCGGTGGAAGTATGGGAACGGGATCCTATATACTGGCAGGCAGCGCAGAGGGTGAGGCGAGAGCCTTCTCTTCAGCAAGTCACGGGGCGGGCCGCGCAATGAGCCGTCATCAGGCACTCAAACTGTGGAGAGGAAAGCAAGTTGTACAGGAGCTTGCGCAAAAGGGTATACTCATCCGTTCTGCATCCATGCGCGGTGTTGCCGAAGAAGCTCCTGATGCCTATAAGGATGTAGATCTCGTTGCAGAAGCGACTGAAAAAGCAGGATTGGCAAGAAGGGTAGCTTTTTTAAAACCAAAGGTATGTATCAAAGGGTAA